The Danio rerio strain Tuebingen ecotype United States chromosome 1, GRCz12tu, whole genome shotgun sequence genome includes a region encoding these proteins:
- the adgre9 gene encoding adhesion G protein-coupled receptor E1 isoform X12: MQKRKKINTHHRTDSHLIVQIKQTVASTTNLLNLISNMSGQLSPTDAGNFLSVVDAAQMKVSTSDSPVEKSTLVSFGNAYLNAFENLVSALVVATDNMTVKNIALNNTEVTVLAIGVNASAADIPPIYTKTAQLEIDLIGIAKQSISKSASVAFVSYSAMDSILKPDFFNTSENTVKTMMSTVISATLSQTNNTALTKPVNFTLKHIQGFNPKSSLSCVYWNDSEWIVDGCSVLNSNSSHTVCSCVHLSTFALIMQTSSTPPESSDLLELLNLVCVIVGLVFFSLALLSFALCQWSPGVNNVARINICISLLSAHLLFLLTQQFLSLIRPQQVFCVAIAGLLHFLFLSAFVWMFIEAVLLFICVQNLSRISSKKKEVLSSGFLCVIGYVLALVVVGVSIGLVPEGYGSEQCWIKTAEGFIWSFLGPVCVILALNTIFFIKIVLTLNSTLKNLNAEVSQMKQTKILAFKTLSQFVVLGCPWILGFFINGSEVLEILFLVLNSQQGTFIFVIYCVLNNEIRQQYKNCFTCLCSGHSIKCNK, from the exons GATGCTGGAAACTTTTTGAGTGTGGTTGATGCTGCTCAGATGAAGGTTTCGACTTCTGACAGTCCTGTAGAAAAAAGTACATTGGTGTCATTTGGAAACGCGTATTTGAACGCCTTTGAGAATCTGGTGTCTGCACTGGTCGTGGCAACAGATAATATGACCGTGAAGAATATTGCTCTCAACAATACAG AAGTTACAGTTCTTGCAATTGGAGTCAATGCATCTGCAGCAGATATTCCTCCCATCTATACTAAAACGGCCCAATTGGAGATCGACCTAATTGGGATTGCCAAGCAGAGCATTTCAA aaAGTGCTTCTGTGGCTTTCGTGAGCTACAGCGCAATGGACAGTATACTTAAACCTGACTTCTTCAACACTTCAGAAAACACAGTTAAAACAATGATGTCCACTGTGATCTCAGCTACTCTTTCCCAAACCAACAACACTGCACTCACCAAACCAGTCAACTTCACCCTCAAACACATCCAA GGGTTTAACCCTAAGAGTTCTCTGTCCTGTGTGTACTGGAATGACAGCGAGTGGATTGTAGATGGTTGTTCTGTGTTAAACAGCAACAGCAGCCACACTGTGTGTTCCTGTGTTCATCTGTCCACATTCGCTCTCATCATGCAGACCAGCAGCACTCCACCAGAATCG AGCGATCTGCTGGAGCTGCTGAATCTGGTGTGTGTGATCGTGGGTCTGGTGTTCTTCAGTTTGGCTCTGTTGTCCTTTGCTCTTTGTCAGTGGAGTCCTGGAGTCAATAATGTGGCTCGAATCAACATCTGCATCAGTCTGCTGTCGGCTCACCTTCTGTTTCTGCTCACACAACAGTTCCTGAGCCTCATTCGCCCTCAGCAG GTGTTTTGTGTGGCGATAGCAGGCCTTCTGCACTTCCTCTTCCTCTCCGCCTTTGTGTGGATGTTCATTGAAGCTGTGCTGCTCTTCATCTGTGTACAGAACCTATCACGAATCAGCTCCAAAAAGAAGGAGGTGCTTAGCAGTGGATTCTTGTGTGTGATTGGATATGTGCTTGCTCTAGTTGTGGTGGGTGTGTCTATTGGGCTGGTTCCAGAAGGATACGGCAGCGAACA ATGCTGGATTAAAACTGCTGAAGGGTTTATCTGGAGTTTTCTGGGTCCTGTTTGTGTCATACTAGCA ttaAACACGATTTTCTTCATTAAAATCGTCCTCACTCTGAACTCGACTCTCAAAAATCTAAATGCTGAAGTCTCACAGATGAAGCAAACTAA GATTTTGGCATTTAAAACACTGTCTCAGTTTGTGGTTCTTGGTTGTCCTTGGATTCTGGGTTTCTTCATTAATGGCAGTGAGGTGCTGGAGATCCTCTTCCTGGTCTTGAACTCTCAGCAGGGAACCTTCATCTTCGTGATCTACTGCGTGCTCAATAATGAG ATCAGGCAACAGTACAAGAACTGCTTCACATGTCTTTGCTCTGGACACAGCATCAAGTGCAACAAATAA
- the adgre9 gene encoding adhesion G protein-coupled receptor E1 isoform X13 has product MQKRKKINTHHRTDSHLIVQIKQTVASTTNLLNLISNMSGQLSPTDAGNFLSVVDAAQMKVSTSDSPVEKSTLVSFGNAYLNAFENLVSALVVATDNMTVKNIALNNTEVTVLAIGVNASAADIPPIYTKTAQLEIDLIGIAKQSISKSASVAFVSYSAMDSILKPDFFNTSENTVKTMMSTVISATLSQTNNTALTKPVNFTLKHIQGFNPKSSLSCVYWNDSEWIVDGCSVLNSNSSHTVCSCVHLSTFALIMQTSSTPPESSDLLELLNLVCVIVGLVFFSLALLSFALCQWSPGVNNVARINICISLLSAHLLFLLTQQFLSLIRPQQVFCVAIAGLLHFLFLSAFVWMFIEAVLLFICVQNLSRISSKKKEVLSSGFLCVIGYVLALVVVGVSIGLVPEGYGSEQCWIKTAEGFIWSFLGPVCVILALNTIFFIKIVLTLNSTLKNLNAEVSQMKQTKILAFKTLSQFVVLGCPWILGFFINGSEVLEILFLVLNSQQGTFIFVIYCVLNNEIMQQYKQCFRCLCSGHKKY; this is encoded by the exons GATGCTGGAAACTTTTTGAGTGTGGTTGATGCTGCTCAGATGAAGGTTTCGACTTCTGACAGTCCTGTAGAAAAAAGTACATTGGTGTCATTTGGAAACGCGTATTTGAACGCCTTTGAGAATCTGGTGTCTGCACTGGTCGTGGCAACAGATAATATGACCGTGAAGAATATTGCTCTCAACAATACAG AAGTTACAGTTCTTGCAATTGGAGTCAATGCATCTGCAGCAGATATTCCTCCCATCTATACTAAAACGGCCCAATTGGAGATCGACCTAATTGGGATTGCCAAGCAGAGCATTTCAA aaAGTGCTTCTGTGGCTTTCGTGAGCTACAGCGCAATGGACAGTATACTTAAACCTGACTTCTTCAACACTTCAGAAAACACAGTTAAAACAATGATGTCCACTGTGATCTCAGCTACTCTTTCCCAAACCAACAACACTGCACTCACCAAACCAGTCAACTTCACCCTCAAACACATCCAA GGGTTTAACCCTAAGAGTTCTCTGTCCTGTGTGTACTGGAATGACAGCGAGTGGATTGTAGATGGTTGTTCTGTGTTAAACAGCAACAGCAGCCACACTGTGTGTTCCTGTGTTCATCTGTCCACATTCGCTCTCATCATGCAGACCAGCAGCACTCCACCAGAATCG AGCGATCTGCTGGAGCTGCTGAATCTGGTGTGTGTGATCGTGGGTCTGGTGTTCTTCAGTTTGGCTCTGTTGTCCTTTGCTCTTTGTCAGTGGAGTCCTGGAGTCAATAATGTGGCTCGAATCAACATCTGCATCAGTCTGCTGTCGGCTCACCTTCTGTTTCTGCTCACACAACAGTTCCTGAGCCTCATTCGCCCTCAGCAG GTGTTTTGTGTGGCGATAGCAGGCCTTCTGCACTTCCTCTTCCTCTCCGCCTTTGTGTGGATGTTCATTGAAGCTGTGCTGCTCTTCATCTGTGTACAGAACCTATCACGAATCAGCTCCAAAAAGAAGGAGGTGCTTAGCAGTGGATTCTTGTGTGTGATTGGATATGTGCTTGCTCTAGTTGTGGTGGGTGTGTCTATTGGGCTGGTTCCAGAAGGATACGGCAGCGAACA ATGCTGGATTAAAACTGCTGAAGGGTTTATCTGGAGTTTTCTGGGTCCTGTTTGTGTCATACTAGCA ttaAACACGATTTTCTTCATTAAAATCGTCCTCACTCTGAACTCGACTCTCAAAAATCTAAATGCTGAAGTCTCACAGATGAAGCAAACTAA GATTTTGGCATTTAAAACACTGTCTCAGTTTGTGGTTCTTGGTTGTCCTTGGATTCTGGGTTTCTTCATTAATGGCAGTGAGGTGCTGGAGATCCTCTTCCTGGTCTTGAACTCTCAGCAGGGAACCTTCATCTTCGTGATCTACTGCGTGCTCAATAATGAG ATCATGCAACAATACAAGCAGTGCTTCAGATGTCTTTGCTCTGGACACAAAAAATACTGA
- the adgre9 gene encoding adhesion G protein-coupled receptor E1 isoform X11, with protein sequence MLRSVYPLCLRKLSIAAGFGLFFIVNLMQKRKKINTHHRTDSHLIVQIKDAGNFLSVVDAAQMKVSTSDSPVEKSTLVSFGNAYLNAFENLVSALVVATDNMTVKNIALNNTEVTVLAIGVNASAADIPPIYTKTAQLEIDLIGIAKQSISKSASVAFVSYSAMDSILKPDFFNTSENTVKTMMSTVISATLSQTNNTALTKPVNFTLKHIQGFNPKSSLSCVYWNDSEWIVDGCSVLNSNSSHTVCSCVHLSTFALIMQTSSTPPESSDLLELLNLVCVIVGLVFFSLALLSFALCQWSPGVNNVARINICISLLSAHLLFLLTQQFLSLIRPQQVFCVAIAGLLHFLFLSAFVWMFIEAVLLFICVQNLSRISSKKKEVLSSGFLCVIGYVLALVVVGVSIGLVPEGYGSEQCWIKTAEGFIWSFLGPVCVILALNTIFFIKIVLTLNSTLKNLNAEVSQMKQTKILAFKTLSQFVVLGCPWILGFFINGSEVLEILFLVLNSQQGTFIFVIYCVLNNEIMQQYKQCFRCLCSGHKKY encoded by the exons GATGCTGGAAACTTTTTGAGTGTGGTTGATGCTGCTCAGATGAAGGTTTCGACTTCTGACAGTCCTGTAGAAAAAAGTACATTGGTGTCATTTGGAAACGCGTATTTGAACGCCTTTGAGAATCTGGTGTCTGCACTGGTCGTGGCAACAGATAATATGACCGTGAAGAATATTGCTCTCAACAATACAG AAGTTACAGTTCTTGCAATTGGAGTCAATGCATCTGCAGCAGATATTCCTCCCATCTATACTAAAACGGCCCAATTGGAGATCGACCTAATTGGGATTGCCAAGCAGAGCATTTCAA aaAGTGCTTCTGTGGCTTTCGTGAGCTACAGCGCAATGGACAGTATACTTAAACCTGACTTCTTCAACACTTCAGAAAACACAGTTAAAACAATGATGTCCACTGTGATCTCAGCTACTCTTTCCCAAACCAACAACACTGCACTCACCAAACCAGTCAACTTCACCCTCAAACACATCCAA GGGTTTAACCCTAAGAGTTCTCTGTCCTGTGTGTACTGGAATGACAGCGAGTGGATTGTAGATGGTTGTTCTGTGTTAAACAGCAACAGCAGCCACACTGTGTGTTCCTGTGTTCATCTGTCCACATTCGCTCTCATCATGCAGACCAGCAGCACTCCACCAGAATCG AGCGATCTGCTGGAGCTGCTGAATCTGGTGTGTGTGATCGTGGGTCTGGTGTTCTTCAGTTTGGCTCTGTTGTCCTTTGCTCTTTGTCAGTGGAGTCCTGGAGTCAATAATGTGGCTCGAATCAACATCTGCATCAGTCTGCTGTCGGCTCACCTTCTGTTTCTGCTCACACAACAGTTCCTGAGCCTCATTCGCCCTCAGCAG GTGTTTTGTGTGGCGATAGCAGGCCTTCTGCACTTCCTCTTCCTCTCCGCCTTTGTGTGGATGTTCATTGAAGCTGTGCTGCTCTTCATCTGTGTACAGAACCTATCACGAATCAGCTCCAAAAAGAAGGAGGTGCTTAGCAGTGGATTCTTGTGTGTGATTGGATATGTGCTTGCTCTAGTTGTGGTGGGTGTGTCTATTGGGCTGGTTCCAGAAGGATACGGCAGCGAACA ATGCTGGATTAAAACTGCTGAAGGGTTTATCTGGAGTTTTCTGGGTCCTGTTTGTGTCATACTAGCA ttaAACACGATTTTCTTCATTAAAATCGTCCTCACTCTGAACTCGACTCTCAAAAATCTAAATGCTGAAGTCTCACAGATGAAGCAAACTAA GATTTTGGCATTTAAAACACTGTCTCAGTTTGTGGTTCTTGGTTGTCCTTGGATTCTGGGTTTCTTCATTAATGGCAGTGAGGTGCTGGAGATCCTCTTCCTGGTCTTGAACTCTCAGCAGGGAACCTTCATCTTCGTGATCTACTGCGTGCTCAATAATGAG ATCATGCAACAATACAAGCAGTGCTTCAGATGTCTTTGCTCTGGACACAAAAAATACTGA
- the adgre9 gene encoding adhesion G protein-coupled receptor E1 isoform X14 produces MQKRKKINTHHRTDSHLIVQIKDAGNFLSVVDAAQMKVSTSDSPVEKSTLVSFGNAYLNAFENLVSALVVATDNMTVKNIALNNTEVTVLAIGVNASAADIPPIYTKTAQLEIDLIGIAKQSISKSASVAFVSYSAMDSILKPDFFNTSENTVKTMMSTVISATLSQTNNTALTKPVNFTLKHIQGFNPKSSLSCVYWNDSEWIVDGCSVLNSNSSHTVCSCVHLSTFALIMQTSSTPPESSDLLELLNLVCVIVGLVFFSLALLSFALCQWSPGVNNVARINICISLLSAHLLFLLTQQFLSLIRPQQVFCVAIAGLLHFLFLSAFVWMFIEAVLLFICVQNLSRISSKKKEVLSSGFLCVIGYVLALVVVGVSIGLVPEGYGSEQCWIKTAEGFIWSFLGPVCVILALNTIFFIKIVLTLNSTLKNLNAEVSQMKQTKILAFKTLSQFVVLGCPWILGFFINGSEVLEILFLVLNSQQGTFIFVIYCVLNNEIMQQYKQCFRCLCSGHKKY; encoded by the exons GATGCTGGAAACTTTTTGAGTGTGGTTGATGCTGCTCAGATGAAGGTTTCGACTTCTGACAGTCCTGTAGAAAAAAGTACATTGGTGTCATTTGGAAACGCGTATTTGAACGCCTTTGAGAATCTGGTGTCTGCACTGGTCGTGGCAACAGATAATATGACCGTGAAGAATATTGCTCTCAACAATACAG AAGTTACAGTTCTTGCAATTGGAGTCAATGCATCTGCAGCAGATATTCCTCCCATCTATACTAAAACGGCCCAATTGGAGATCGACCTAATTGGGATTGCCAAGCAGAGCATTTCAA aaAGTGCTTCTGTGGCTTTCGTGAGCTACAGCGCAATGGACAGTATACTTAAACCTGACTTCTTCAACACTTCAGAAAACACAGTTAAAACAATGATGTCCACTGTGATCTCAGCTACTCTTTCCCAAACCAACAACACTGCACTCACCAAACCAGTCAACTTCACCCTCAAACACATCCAA GGGTTTAACCCTAAGAGTTCTCTGTCCTGTGTGTACTGGAATGACAGCGAGTGGATTGTAGATGGTTGTTCTGTGTTAAACAGCAACAGCAGCCACACTGTGTGTTCCTGTGTTCATCTGTCCACATTCGCTCTCATCATGCAGACCAGCAGCACTCCACCAGAATCG AGCGATCTGCTGGAGCTGCTGAATCTGGTGTGTGTGATCGTGGGTCTGGTGTTCTTCAGTTTGGCTCTGTTGTCCTTTGCTCTTTGTCAGTGGAGTCCTGGAGTCAATAATGTGGCTCGAATCAACATCTGCATCAGTCTGCTGTCGGCTCACCTTCTGTTTCTGCTCACACAACAGTTCCTGAGCCTCATTCGCCCTCAGCAG GTGTTTTGTGTGGCGATAGCAGGCCTTCTGCACTTCCTCTTCCTCTCCGCCTTTGTGTGGATGTTCATTGAAGCTGTGCTGCTCTTCATCTGTGTACAGAACCTATCACGAATCAGCTCCAAAAAGAAGGAGGTGCTTAGCAGTGGATTCTTGTGTGTGATTGGATATGTGCTTGCTCTAGTTGTGGTGGGTGTGTCTATTGGGCTGGTTCCAGAAGGATACGGCAGCGAACA ATGCTGGATTAAAACTGCTGAAGGGTTTATCTGGAGTTTTCTGGGTCCTGTTTGTGTCATACTAGCA ttaAACACGATTTTCTTCATTAAAATCGTCCTCACTCTGAACTCGACTCTCAAAAATCTAAATGCTGAAGTCTCACAGATGAAGCAAACTAA GATTTTGGCATTTAAAACACTGTCTCAGTTTGTGGTTCTTGGTTGTCCTTGGATTCTGGGTTTCTTCATTAATGGCAGTGAGGTGCTGGAGATCCTCTTCCTGGTCTTGAACTCTCAGCAGGGAACCTTCATCTTCGTGATCTACTGCGTGCTCAATAATGAG ATCATGCAACAATACAAGCAGTGCTTCAGATGTCTTTGCTCTGGACACAAAAAATACTGA